A single Anopheles arabiensis isolate DONGOLA chromosome X, AaraD3, whole genome shotgun sequence DNA region contains:
- the LOC120906304 gene encoding protein YIPF5 homolog encodes MSSSADEQQFWGNPGSQPQDMYDGFSDKAQVLDFQTFNPNDTVYWNDPSQPVDGAYSNQPASSDGMSRSDPYGMMQQQPHYGQNPAIFTPAYGDDGVGVGGPAGPGMGLEATEFDEPPLLDELEIYPRRIMEKALAVLNPFQGAGLLVDSPEYLFKETDLAGPIAFCLTLAACLSISNSKAQFGYIYGLSTISVLAMYCLIWLMCHAVESHVTVSGVASVLGYSMLPVVFLAIIGMFTSLNNFYGMLLAGLSILLATLYSSRMFCLMTGDPHQRYLLAYPAMLLFTIFSMLVLF; translated from the coding sequence ATGTCGAGCAGCGCCGACGAGCAACAGTTCTGGGGAAATCCGGGCAGCCAGCCGCAGGACATGTACGACGGCTTCAGCGACAAAGCGCAGGTGCTCGACTTTCAAACGTTCAACCCAAACGACACCGTGTACTGGAACGATCCGTCCCAGCCGGTGGACGGTGCGTACAGCAATCAACCGGCCTCGTCGGACGGCATGTCCCGCTCGGACCCGTACGGtatgatgcagcagcagccccactACGGCCAGAACCCGGCCATCTTCACACCGGCGTACGGGGACGATGGCGTCGGGGTCGGCGGACCGGCCGGCCCGGGGATGGGCCTCGAGGCGACCGAGTTCGACGAGCCGCcgctgctggacgagctggAAATCTATCCGCGGCGCATCATGGAGAAGGCGCTCGCGGTGCTGAACCCGTTCCAGGGCGCCGGCCTGCTCGTGGACAGCCCGGAGTACCTGTTCAAGGAGACGGACCTGGCCGGACCGATCGCGTTCTGTCTGACGCTGGCCGCGTGCCTCTCGATCTCGAACAGCAAAGCACAGTTCGGCTACATCTACGGGCTGTCCACCATCTCCGTGCTCGCGATGTACTGTCTCATCTGGCTGATGTGCCACGCGGTCGAATCGCACGTGACCGTGTCCGGGGTGGCGAGCGTGCTCGGCTACAGCATGCTGCCGGTGGTGTTTCTCGCTATAATCGGGATGTTTACGTCGCTGAACAACTTCTACGGCATGCTGCTGGCCGGATTGTCCATCCTGCTAGCGACGCTCTACTCGAGTCGAATGTTCTGCCTGATGACGGGCGATCCGCACCAGCGGTACCTGCTAGCATACCCGGCCATGCTGCTGTTCACGATCTTTTCGatgttagttttattttaa
- the LOC120906305 gene encoding transmembrane emp24 domain-containing protein 3: protein MSDGKSHQQQQSLSLAIIVLFALCHQIPVAQCVELTFELPDNAKECFHEEIQKNQTAALEFQVVSGGRYDVDVTLESPTGEVIYRQIKTQFDSYQFVAAATGIYVACFSNEFSTFSHKIVYMDFQVGEEAPLPGIEEHATVLTQLETSAQEIHKGLNAILDYQTHHRLREAQGRKRAEDLNERVLWWSLTETAAILLIAIGQVLVLRNFFSEKKPSQMSYTLMK from the exons ATGAGCGACGGGAAAtctcaccagcagcagcaaagtcTGAGTTTAGCCATAATTGTATTGTTTGCGCTCTGCCACCAAATCCCCGTTGCGCAGTGCGTGGAGCTAACGTTCGAGCTGCCCGACAACGCGAAAGAGTGTTTCCACGAGGAGATACAGAAGAACCAGACGGCAGCGTTGGAGTTTCAG GTCGTCAGCGGCGGACGGTACGACGTGGACGTGACGCTAGAGAGTCCCACCGGGGAGGTGATCTACAGGCAAATCAAAACCCAGTTCGATTCGTACCAGTTCGTTGCTGCG GCCACCGGTATCTATGTCGCCTGTTTCAGCAACGAGTTTTCTACCTTCTCGCACAAAATCGTCTACATGGACTTCCAGGTGGGCGAGGAGGCACCGCTGCCCGGGATCGAGGAGCACGCGACCGTTCTGACGCAGCTGGAAACGTCCGCGCAGGAGATACACAAGGGGCTGAACGCGATCCTTGACTACCAAACGCACCACCGGCTGCGGGAGGCACAAG GTCGCAAGCGTGCGGAAGATCTGAACGAGCGTGTGCTGTGGTGGTCGCTGACCGAGACGGCCGCCATCCTGCTGATCGCGATCGGGcaggtgctggtgctgcggaACTTCTTCTCGGAAAAGAAACCAAGCCAAATGAGCTACACgctaatgaaataa
- the LOC120906645 gene encoding 39S ribosomal protein L9, mitochondrial, which translates to MLGNVAKMLGSSGLCVTQSVLLQSSRNTFVLKRRFPPNLYKKNQKPGKLRGRHFVYDLVEDTTIKKKPNLEVVLTAFVEGVGSKGDVVSLKPNEAYNKLLLPGLAVYKTPENVAKYATEKDEKETEVHSSAYAQRTVNKLESLILAVVMNKDHPWVIEPWHIKLSLRKAGYYVPDSAITLPDTPITGPDLLKQNKEFYCTVTINNLEQARVRCRIHHWSTEPSDRLPYVFEHWKLDAEPLFGEGSPAKA; encoded by the exons ATGTTGGGCAATGTAGCGAAAATGCTCGGAAGCAGTGGCCTGTGCGTCACCCAATCGGTGCTGCTCCAATCGTCCCGG AACACCTTCGTGCTGAAGCGCCGGTTCCCACCGAACCTGTACAAGAAGAACCAGAAGCCGGGCAAGCTGCGGGGTCGCCACTTTGTGTACGATCTGGTCGAGGACACCACGATCAAGAAGAAGCCGAACCTGGAGGTGGTGCTGACCGCGTTCGTCGAGGGCGTCGGTTCCAAGGGGGACGTGGTGTCACTCAAGCCGAACGAGGCGTAcaacaagctgctgctgccgggacTGGCCGTCTACAAGACGCCGGAAAACGTGGCCAAATATGCGACCGAGAAGGACGAGAAGGAAACGGAAGTGCACAGCTCGGCGTACGCACAGCGG ACGGTGAACAAGCTGGAAAGTCTCATACTGGCGGTCGTGATGAACAAGGACCATCCGTGGGTGATCGAACCGTGGCACATCAAGCTGTCGCTGCGGAAGGCGGGATACTACGTGCCGGACAGTGCGATCACCCTTCCGGACACGCCCATCACCGGGCCGGATCTGCTGAAGCAGAACAAGGAGTTCTACTGCACCGTGACGATCAACAATCTCGAGCAGGCACGGGTACGGTGCCGGATACACCACTGGAGCACGGAGCCGAGCGACCGGCTGCCGTACGTGTTCGAGCACTGGAAGCTGGACGCGGAGCCCCTGTTCGGGGAAGGGTCGCCGGCTAAAGCGTAG
- the LOC120906487 gene encoding glucose-induced degradation protein 8 homolog — protein MSCNDKNDGISKEEWQSRLETFPFKQDDINKLIMNYLVTEGFKEAAEKFQAESGVTPSVDLNSLDNRIQIREAVQNGFIQEATHLVNQLHPELLDNDRYLYFHLQQLHLIELIRAGKIEEALTFAQTQISEAGESNPEVLNELERTLALLAFETPQHSPFADLLGHSHRQKVASELNAAILKMEQQEQSSPRMINILKLILWAQTELDKKNVKYPKMMDLASATIEPK, from the exons ATGAGCTGCAACGATAAGAACGACGGCATCTCGAAGGAGGAATGGCAGAGCCGTCTCGAAACTTTCCCGTTCAAGCAGGACGACATCAACAAGCTGATCATGAACTACCTGGTCACGG AGGGTTTTAAGGAGGCGGCGGAAAAGTTCCAAGCCGAGTCCGGCGTCACACCGTCGGTCGATCTCAACTCGCTCGACAACAGGATACAGATCCGGGAGGCGGtccaaaatggcttcattcaGGAGGCGACGCATCTCGTCAACCAGCTGCACCCGGAGCTGCTGGACAACGATCGCTATCTGTACTTTCACCTGCAGCAACTGCACCTTATCGAGCTGATCCG TGCGGGCAAGATCGAGGAAGCGCTCACCTTTGCCCAGACGCAAATTTCCGAAGCGGGCGAAAGCAACCCGGAGGTGCTGAACGAGCTCGAGCGCACGCTGGCCCTGCTCGCGTTCGAAACGCCGCAGCACAGCCCGTTCGCGGACCTGCTCGGCCACTCCCACCGGCAGAAGGTGGCGAGCGAGCTGAACGCGGCCATCCTGAAGATGGAGCAGCAGGAACAGTCCAGCCCGCGGATGATCAACATCCTCAAGCTGATCCTGTGGGCGCAAACCGAGCTGGACAAGAAGAATGTAAAGTACCCGAAGATGATGGATCTGGCCTCCGCCACGATCGAACCGAAGTGA